The following proteins are encoded in a genomic region of Macrobrachium rosenbergii isolate ZJJX-2024 chromosome 31, ASM4041242v1, whole genome shotgun sequence:
- the LOC136855535 gene encoding uncharacterized protein isoform X2, producing MNLEEEYPAGKAPRRLEKLCAEEFANGIALRALPLIELYFCDSQKIPDLTVPSSDFLLNYLLRLKTFFWDGTYPWLGYKGSFVRIIVNEAIADILDYHSEVMEGARYLQIFTLFTFQLLFQLEAGKISTRNYFVIDAVSRKLQRFLEVVGPLPITSLYSSCIIFHEAESFALLLKYSPNLKFIQLHKSYNEAVLEKLQVFCPTIEDIEIDITSCEDCVNVEESLCKTFFRALNKKQIIKRITKRQLVDLSFPNLKTVLFYSSDEYRGPSLNWLVFFLKYLCPELKTKWFCSIDEVSLMPSILKSGIWCPFFVKEAQSSMSLDGLAFHLEDSDGDDPTSHEFCLQLFLQCNYIFIDFNGHEDIRLPNFVEVLLKKFKCHGLKLLYSIADSERLASTFQGIGSALKELYLDGPLFTLRDGEQLYSILNSCPNLNVLSLRLDLIYRHFMERLNELTNLEVLSVKVSNFPLWNHFPYNERRVHRYLRERTQNFMSRHSIREDLPAYLYSPGQSLDYVFHCFRDTLENDEESGDFLYPSVDINPWFKSLSHSSRTESLETLFGPGPLRYDLSSTGSGFYTYEEKSDDEDCSPGPSFLSVKRGKEIFSFFGNAKYGYSTNQHQKPEDMAQGKSDMKSKTTQHIENINVEPTLPSIGAFNFRKTLRPGGTSSYGTDLKQIENELKQWRLDMDYGAPAALLDTLIHSSPNLKVLEIPDLRLTDPFHICRRHNLLSSLSKVHTLHLTCQFTTPLVYSLVKLISLKKLRIDISQGVDNFLRFKRKLRTTDLVIESGGSMVYPGSNFALSD from the exons ATGAATCTGGAAGAAGAATATCCTGCTGGAAAAGCCCCTAGAAGACTGGAAAAGCTCTGTGCTGAGGAGTTTGCCAATGGTATTGCCCTCAGAGCACTGCCACTCATAGAGTTGTATTTCTGTGATTCCCAGAAAATTCCAGACCTAACTGTACCAAGCTCTGATTTTTTGCTA AATTATCTCCTTCGGCTCAAGACCTTCTTTTGGGATGGCACTTATCCGTGGCTTGGTTACAAAGGGTCATTCGTCAGGATTATTGTTAATGAAGCCATAGCAGACATACTAGATTACCACTCGGAAGTCATGGAAGGCGCACGTTATCTGCAGATCTTCACCTTGTTCACTTTCCAGCTGCTGTTCCAGTTGGAAGCTGGGAAAATATCCaccagaaattacttt GTCATTGATGCAGTGAGCAGAAAATTACAGCGCTTTTTGGAAGTCGTTGGCCCCCTTCCCATAACATCTTTGTATAGCAGTTGCATAATATTTCATGAAGCTGAAAGCTTCGCTCTTCTTCTCAAATATTCTCCCAATCTCAAGTTTATCCAGCTTCACAAATCCTACAATGAAGCTGTACTGGAAAAGCTCCAGGTTTTCTGCCCTACAATTGAAGATATTGAAATAGATATTACTTCGTGTGAAGATTGTGTGAATGTTGAAGAATCCCTCTGCAAAACGTTCTTTAGGGCACTGAACAAAAAGCAGATCATAAAAAGAATTACAAAGCGGCAACTCGTGGACCTGTCTTTCCCAAATTTAAAGACTGTCTTGTTTTACTCGTCAGATGAGTATCGTGGGCCATCCTTAAATTGGCTGgtatttttccttaaatactTATGCCCAGAATTGAAAACGAAATGGTTCTGTTCAATCGATGAGGTCAGTCTTATGCCCAGCATCCTGAAGTCTGGGATCTGGTGCCCTTTTTTTGTGAAGGAGGCACAGTCTAGTATGTCTCTTGATGGTCTAGCTTTCCACTTGGAAGATTCAGATGGAGATGACCCCACTTCACATGAGTTCTGCCTTCAACTTTTCCTACAGTGCAAttacatatttattgattttaatggGCATGAAGATATCAGACTTCCAAATTTCGTCGAAGTCCTTCTAAAGAAGTTTAAGTGCCACGGGCTGAAACTTTTATACAGCATTGCCGATAGTGAACGACTTGCATCAACATTTCAGGGCATAGGTTCAGCACTTAAAGAATTATACTTAGATGGGCCACTTTTCACACTGAGGGATGGTGAGCAACTTTATTCCATCTTGAACAGCTGTCCAAATCTGAACGTTCTTTCCCTAAGACTGGACTTGATATACAGGCATTTCATGGAGAGACTGAATGAACTTACAAACCTGGAAGTACTGTCTGTCAAAGTGTCAAATTTTCCTTTATGGAACCATTTTCCATACAACGAACGCAGGGTTCATCGGTACTTGCGGGAAAGGACACAGAATTTTATGAGTCGGCACTCCATCAGAGAAGACCTTCCTGCATATCTATATTCACCAGGCCAGTCTCTTGATTATGTTTTTCACTGTTTTCGGGACACCcttgaaaatgatgaagaatcAGGAGACTTCTTGTACCCTTCAGTTGACATCAACCCTTGGTTCAAAAGTTTGTCTCACTCAAGCAGAACAGAATCACTTGAGACGCTATTTGGACCCGGCCCTCTCAGGTACGATCTTTCTTCAACTGGTTCAGGGTTTTATACTTACGAAGAAAAGTCCGATGATGAAGATTGTTCACCAGGACCATCTTTCCTGTCTGTTAAGCGCGGAAaagagatattttccttttttggcaATGCAAAGTATGGATATAGCACGAATCAGCACCAGAAACCAGAGGATATGGCTCAAGGCAAAAGTGATATGAAGTCCAAGACGACTCagcatatagaaaatataaatgtcgAACCAACCTTACCCAGTATAGGTGCATTCAATTTTCGAAAAACATTGAGACCAGGTGGTACATCAAGCTATGGGACAGACCTAAAGCAGATTGAAAATGAGTTAAAACAATGGCGATTAGATATGGACTATGGTGCACCAGCGGCTTTGTTAGACACTTTAATCCATTCATCCCCAAATCTTAAGGTACTCGAGATCCCTGACTTGAGATTAACAGATCCATTTCATATCTGCAGGAGACATAACCTGTTGTCGAGTCTTTCTAAAGTGCACACTTTGCATTTAACATGCCAGTTTACAACCCCTCTAGTCTATTCTCTTGTCAAGTTGATCTCTCTGAAAAAACTGAGAATCGACATCTCTCAAGGAGTTGATAATTTCTTGAGATTCAAGAGGAAGCTAAGGACAACAGATCTGGTGATAGAAAGTGGAGGAAGTATGGTGTACCCTGGATCAAATTTTGCGTTGAGTGATTAG
- the LOC136855535 gene encoding uncharacterized protein isoform X1, translated as MQPKIGSVLVFYSMKPSVDKYDSGLKVRKAQSGMNLEEEYPAGKAPRRLEKLCAEEFANGIALRALPLIELYFCDSQKIPDLTVPSSDFLLNYLLRLKTFFWDGTYPWLGYKGSFVRIIVNEAIADILDYHSEVMEGARYLQIFTLFTFQLLFQLEAGKISTRNYFVIDAVSRKLQRFLEVVGPLPITSLYSSCIIFHEAESFALLLKYSPNLKFIQLHKSYNEAVLEKLQVFCPTIEDIEIDITSCEDCVNVEESLCKTFFRALNKKQIIKRITKRQLVDLSFPNLKTVLFYSSDEYRGPSLNWLVFFLKYLCPELKTKWFCSIDEVSLMPSILKSGIWCPFFVKEAQSSMSLDGLAFHLEDSDGDDPTSHEFCLQLFLQCNYIFIDFNGHEDIRLPNFVEVLLKKFKCHGLKLLYSIADSERLASTFQGIGSALKELYLDGPLFTLRDGEQLYSILNSCPNLNVLSLRLDLIYRHFMERLNELTNLEVLSVKVSNFPLWNHFPYNERRVHRYLRERTQNFMSRHSIREDLPAYLYSPGQSLDYVFHCFRDTLENDEESGDFLYPSVDINPWFKSLSHSSRTESLETLFGPGPLRYDLSSTGSGFYTYEEKSDDEDCSPGPSFLSVKRGKEIFSFFGNAKYGYSTNQHQKPEDMAQGKSDMKSKTTQHIENINVEPTLPSIGAFNFRKTLRPGGTSSYGTDLKQIENELKQWRLDMDYGAPAALLDTLIHSSPNLKVLEIPDLRLTDPFHICRRHNLLSSLSKVHTLHLTCQFTTPLVYSLVKLISLKKLRIDISQGVDNFLRFKRKLRTTDLVIESGGSMVYPGSNFALSD; from the exons ATGCAGCCTAAGATAGGAAGTGTCCTTGTATTTTACTCTATGAAGCCTTCTGTAGACAAGTATGACTCAGGACTcaaggttag AAAAGCCCAGTCTGGAATGAATCTGGAAGAAGAATATCCTGCTGGAAAAGCCCCTAGAAGACTGGAAAAGCTCTGTGCTGAGGAGTTTGCCAATGGTATTGCCCTCAGAGCACTGCCACTCATAGAGTTGTATTTCTGTGATTCCCAGAAAATTCCAGACCTAACTGTACCAAGCTCTGATTTTTTGCTA AATTATCTCCTTCGGCTCAAGACCTTCTTTTGGGATGGCACTTATCCGTGGCTTGGTTACAAAGGGTCATTCGTCAGGATTATTGTTAATGAAGCCATAGCAGACATACTAGATTACCACTCGGAAGTCATGGAAGGCGCACGTTATCTGCAGATCTTCACCTTGTTCACTTTCCAGCTGCTGTTCCAGTTGGAAGCTGGGAAAATATCCaccagaaattacttt GTCATTGATGCAGTGAGCAGAAAATTACAGCGCTTTTTGGAAGTCGTTGGCCCCCTTCCCATAACATCTTTGTATAGCAGTTGCATAATATTTCATGAAGCTGAAAGCTTCGCTCTTCTTCTCAAATATTCTCCCAATCTCAAGTTTATCCAGCTTCACAAATCCTACAATGAAGCTGTACTGGAAAAGCTCCAGGTTTTCTGCCCTACAATTGAAGATATTGAAATAGATATTACTTCGTGTGAAGATTGTGTGAATGTTGAAGAATCCCTCTGCAAAACGTTCTTTAGGGCACTGAACAAAAAGCAGATCATAAAAAGAATTACAAAGCGGCAACTCGTGGACCTGTCTTTCCCAAATTTAAAGACTGTCTTGTTTTACTCGTCAGATGAGTATCGTGGGCCATCCTTAAATTGGCTGgtatttttccttaaatactTATGCCCAGAATTGAAAACGAAATGGTTCTGTTCAATCGATGAGGTCAGTCTTATGCCCAGCATCCTGAAGTCTGGGATCTGGTGCCCTTTTTTTGTGAAGGAGGCACAGTCTAGTATGTCTCTTGATGGTCTAGCTTTCCACTTGGAAGATTCAGATGGAGATGACCCCACTTCACATGAGTTCTGCCTTCAACTTTTCCTACAGTGCAAttacatatttattgattttaatggGCATGAAGATATCAGACTTCCAAATTTCGTCGAAGTCCTTCTAAAGAAGTTTAAGTGCCACGGGCTGAAACTTTTATACAGCATTGCCGATAGTGAACGACTTGCATCAACATTTCAGGGCATAGGTTCAGCACTTAAAGAATTATACTTAGATGGGCCACTTTTCACACTGAGGGATGGTGAGCAACTTTATTCCATCTTGAACAGCTGTCCAAATCTGAACGTTCTTTCCCTAAGACTGGACTTGATATACAGGCATTTCATGGAGAGACTGAATGAACTTACAAACCTGGAAGTACTGTCTGTCAAAGTGTCAAATTTTCCTTTATGGAACCATTTTCCATACAACGAACGCAGGGTTCATCGGTACTTGCGGGAAAGGACACAGAATTTTATGAGTCGGCACTCCATCAGAGAAGACCTTCCTGCATATCTATATTCACCAGGCCAGTCTCTTGATTATGTTTTTCACTGTTTTCGGGACACCcttgaaaatgatgaagaatcAGGAGACTTCTTGTACCCTTCAGTTGACATCAACCCTTGGTTCAAAAGTTTGTCTCACTCAAGCAGAACAGAATCACTTGAGACGCTATTTGGACCCGGCCCTCTCAGGTACGATCTTTCTTCAACTGGTTCAGGGTTTTATACTTACGAAGAAAAGTCCGATGATGAAGATTGTTCACCAGGACCATCTTTCCTGTCTGTTAAGCGCGGAAaagagatattttccttttttggcaATGCAAAGTATGGATATAGCACGAATCAGCACCAGAAACCAGAGGATATGGCTCAAGGCAAAAGTGATATGAAGTCCAAGACGACTCagcatatagaaaatataaatgtcgAACCAACCTTACCCAGTATAGGTGCATTCAATTTTCGAAAAACATTGAGACCAGGTGGTACATCAAGCTATGGGACAGACCTAAAGCAGATTGAAAATGAGTTAAAACAATGGCGATTAGATATGGACTATGGTGCACCAGCGGCTTTGTTAGACACTTTAATCCATTCATCCCCAAATCTTAAGGTACTCGAGATCCCTGACTTGAGATTAACAGATCCATTTCATATCTGCAGGAGACATAACCTGTTGTCGAGTCTTTCTAAAGTGCACACTTTGCATTTAACATGCCAGTTTACAACCCCTCTAGTCTATTCTCTTGTCAAGTTGATCTCTCTGAAAAAACTGAGAATCGACATCTCTCAAGGAGTTGATAATTTCTTGAGATTCAAGAGGAAGCTAAGGACAACAGATCTGGTGATAGAAAGTGGAGGAAGTATGGTGTACCCTGGATCAAATTTTGCGTTGAGTGATTAG